A genomic window from Camelus ferus isolate YT-003-E chromosome 9, BCGSAC_Cfer_1.0, whole genome shotgun sequence includes:
- the SLC7A6OS gene encoding probable RNA polymerase II nuclear localization protein SLC7A6OS — protein MDTRGAAVVRVKRKRSAEPAEALVLACKRLRSSADESGTQETPLEGLERAAENNVFQLVATVRSQEEPVQPLVRAALRPSLGSQQRIRHNLRASAREFQQEGRYRVVSSRRSSGIPSGGLESEDAPRNPEAAVDAGFQLLDLVHEEGDPEPAAAVSYKTCDPDVILCNSVELIRERLTISEEGAVVGHQEEQKDDYVYDIYYLDKATPGWIENILSVQPYSQEWELVNDDQQPEDIYEDEDDENSENNWRNEYPEEENSDEDEDSRGSDEYSSLSEEERDHSRPQIWSKYPLDVQKEFGYDSPHDLNSD, from the exons ATGGATACTCGCGGGGCCGCTGTGGTCCGCGTGAAGAGAAAGCGCAGCGCGGAGCCCGCTGAGGCGCTCGTCCTCGCTTGTAAACGCCTCCGCTCCAGCGCAGATGAGTCGGGAACCCAGGAGACACCCCTAGAGGGTCTGGAGAGAGCAGCGGAAAACAATGTCTTCCAGTTGGTGGCTACTGTGCGCTCCCAG GAGGAGCCCGTCCAGCCGCTTGTGCGGGCTGCTCTGCGCCCGTCCCTGGGCAGCCAGCAACGTATCCGCCATAATCTCCGCGCGTCGGCTCGGGAGTTCCAGCAGGAGGGTCGCTACAGGGTGGTTTCCAGCCGCCGATCCTCGGGGATTCCTTCTGGCGGCTTGGAGTCCGAGGACGCACCGAGAAACCCAGAGGCTGCCGTGGATGCAGGCTTCCAGCTATTGGACCTGGTACACGAGGAAGGAGACCCAGAGCCCGCCGCCGCGGTCTCCTACAAA ACATGTGACCCAGATGTGATCCTCTGCAATTCTGTAGAGTTGATCCGTGAGCGGTTAACTATATCTGAAGAAGGAGCAGTAGTCGGGCACCAGGAGGAACAGAAGGACGACTATGTGTATGACATTTACTATTTGGACAAGGCCACTCCAGGATGGATTGAGAATATCCTCTCCGTGCAGCCTTACAGCCAGGAGTGGGAGTTG GTGAATGATGACCAGCAACCAGAGGACATttatgaagatgaagatgatgagAACAGTGAGAATAACTGGCGGAATGAGTATCCAGAGGAGGAGAACAGTGACGAAGATGAAGATTCCAGAG GCTCTGATGAATACAGCAGCCtcagtgaagaagaaagagaCCACAGTAGACCACAGATATGGAGCAAATACCCTCTGGATGTGCAGAAGGAGTTTGGCTATGACAGCCCCCATGACCTGAATTCAGACTGA